The following proteins are co-located in the Equus caballus isolate H_3958 breed thoroughbred chromosome 15, TB-T2T, whole genome shotgun sequence genome:
- the EIF2AK2 gene encoding interferon-induced, double-stranded RNA-activated protein kinase (The RefSeq protein has 1 substitution compared to this genomic sequence), with product MASHLSPGVFIEELNKYRQKHNVVLDFRELSKTGPPHDLTFTFRVIINGREFPEAEGKSKKEAKNAAAKMAVEILRENKTVSSLPLLTKDTSEELSKNYIGLINTYTQRNQLSLNYEQYESRDGGPKRFRCKYKIGWKEYPIASGSTKQEAKQLAAKLAYDQISSEGSPMKADPLSSGSCSPASSDFRGDPCRTSSSAYESSPENGFSTNSWERNCDSNGLNNSFPSYMSSRKKPARSLAPTFSSPVQETNKYTVDKRFIKDFISISEIGSGGFGQVFKAQHRLDGKTYVIKRVKYDREKKAEREVKALAELDHPNIVHYYNCWVGNDYDPEESINLSRSKTDCLFIQMEFCNKGTLEQWIDNRRGQETDKQLSLEFFEQITTGVDYIHSKELIHRDLKPSNIFLVDAKHIKIGDFGLVTSLKYDDKRTSNRGTKRYMSPEQISSEVYGNEVDIYALGVILAELLYICPTARETVEILEKLKAGIFSNVFDKREKILLQKLVSKDPKERPKTFSILWTLKEWKKDTVKKNGTGKKKPTSC from the exons ATGGCCAGTCATCTTTCACCAGGTGTCTTCATAGAAGAACTTAATAAATATCGTCAGAAGCATAATGTGGTTCTTGATTTTCGGGAACTGTCTAAGACAGGACCTCCACATGATTTAAC GTTTACATTTCGAGTTATAATAAATGGGAGAGAATTTCCGGAAGCTGAAGGTAAATCAAAGAAGGAAGCCAAAAATGCTGCAGCCAAAATGGCTGTTGAAATACTTCGAGAAAACAAG acAGTTAGTTCTTTACCACTGCTGACGAAAGATACTTCAGAAGAACTTTCCAAGAATTACATAGGCCTTATTAATACATATACCCAGAGGAATCAACTCTCTCTAAATTATGAACAATATGAATCAAGGGATGGCGGGCCCAAAAG GTTTCGTTGTAAATACAAAATTGGATGGAAAGAATACCCTATTGCTTCAGGTTCCACAAAACAGGAGGCAAAACAATTAGCTGCTAAACTTGCCTATGATCAGATATCCTCAGAAGGAAGCCCAATG AAAGCTGACCCACTGTCTTCTGGTTCTTGCTCTCCTGCGTCCAGTGACTTCAGAGGAGACCCTTGCAGGACAAGCTCTTC TGCTTATGAATCATCACCTGAAAATGGCTTCTCAACAAATTCATGGGAAAGAAATTGTGACAGCAACGGTTTAAACAATTCTTTTCCATCTTATATG aGCAGCCGCAAGAAGCCAGCAAG AAGTTTGGCACCTACTTTCAGTTCTCCTGTGCAAGAAACAAATAAGTATACCGTGGACAAGAG GTTTATCAAGGATTTTATAAGTATATCAGAAATTGGCTCAGGTGGATTTGGCCAGGTTTTCAAAGCACAACACAGACTTGATGGGAAGACTTATGTTATTAAACGTGTTAAATATGACCGTGA aaagaaggcAGAGCGTGAAGTGAAAGCTTTGGCAGAGCTTGATCATCCAAATATTGTTCACTACTATAATTGTTGGGTTGGGAATGATTATGATCCTGAGGAAAGCATAAATCTTTCAAG ATCAAAGACTGACTGCCTTTTCATCCAAATGGAATTCTGTAATAAGGGGACGTTAGAGCAATGGATCGACAATAGAAGAGGCCAGGAAACAGATAAACAATTGTCTTTGGAATTTTTTGAACAAATAACTACAGGAGTAGATTATATACATTCAAAAGAATTAATTCATAGAGACCTTAAG CCAAGTAACATATTTTTAGTAGATGCAAAACATATAAAGATTGGAGACTTTGGACTCGTAACATCCCTGAAATATGATGACAAGCGGACAAGTAATAGGGGAACTAAGCGATACATGAGCCCAGAACAG ATTTCTTCAGAAGTATATGGAAATGAAGTGGACATCTATGCTTTGGGAGTAATTCTTGCAGAGCTTCTTTACATATGTCCCACTGCTAGAGAAACAGTTGAG atcTTGGAAAAGCTAAAGGCTGGCATCTTCTCAAATGTATTTGATAAGAGAGAA AAAATTCTTCTACAGAAATTAGTCTCCAAAGATCCCAAGGAACGACCTGAGACATTTTCAATACTGTGGAcgttgaaggaatggaagaaggaTACAGTGAAAAAGAATGGTACAGGGAAAAAGAAACCAACTTCATGTTAG
- the LOC138917612 gene encoding SH3 domain-binding protein 1-like produces the protein MSIATILVPAVTILLLDCCKNLRTSRAIGKQLVPSRREILGWVLFSQVGGSAGLRAPRLFVEVEGVSAFPRLPCPQPRPERFVTYSARNSSRGENGFQLPPRYTIVSPGRDGPAAPRRPGPRAGSGQGLLGAPLLPAEARPARALLSVSSSRRTPPPAAAARPSRAGPRAARASPGRRLGRCPGPEPGRVRRTPEALAEPGSGIPDPLSSSPQALEVGWGSRYHRLHFTAAETE, from the exons ATGTCTATAGCCACCATCCTGGTTCCAGCTGTCACCATCTTACTGCTGGACTGCTGCAAGAACCTCAGAACCA GCCGGGCAATCGGGAAACAATTGGTACCGTCCAGGCGAGAGATTTTGGGCTGGGTATTATTCAGCCAAGTGGGGGGCAGTGCAGGCCTCCGCGCTCCCCGTCTGTTTGTCGAGGTGGAGGGCGTATCTGCTTTCCCCCggctcccctgcccccaaccccggCCTGAGCGGTTCGTTACTTACTCTGCTAGAAATTCTTCGCGGGGAGAAAATGGCTTTCAGTTGCCCCCGCGCTACACGATCGTGTCCCCAGGTCGGGACGGCCCCGCAGCTCCGCGCAGGCCCGGGCCGCGCGCCGGGTCGGGACAGGGGCTTCTCGGCGCGCCGCTGCTGCCCGCGGAAGCCCGGCCGGCTCGGGCACTGCTCTCGGTTTCGTCTTCCCGGCGGACTccgcctcccgccgcggccgcccgcCCCTCCCGCGCGGGGCCTCGGGCAGCGCGCGCCTCCCCGGGCCGGCGTCTGGGACGGTGCCCAGGCCCTGAGCCGGGCAGGGTGCGGAGGACCCCCGAGGCGCTCGCCGAGCCAGGCTCTGGGATCCCCGATCCCCTTTCCTCTTCGCCGCAAGCCTTAGAGGTGGGATGGGGCAGTCGGTATCATCGGCTCCATTTTACAGCAGCAGAAACTGAGTAA